A single region of the Salvia splendens isolate huo1 chromosome 18, SspV2, whole genome shotgun sequence genome encodes:
- the LOC121776426 gene encoding ras-related protein RABA5a-like: MANPDEEQPQLQQTQQTEDYLFKIVLIGDSAVGKSNLLARFARDEFHPNSKSTIGVEFQTQKMTINGKEVKAQIWDTAGQERFRAVTSAYYRGAVGALLVYDISRRLTFDSVGRWLNELHTHSDMNVVTILVGNKSDLKEAREVTTAEGRALAEARDLFFIETSALDSSKVNAAFQKVVEEIYNILSRKVMQSQELKVKDPEWMGNGKTVVLKAEDENRKETEEAQAKKGSCCSS, translated from the exons ATGGCCAATCCAGACGAGGAACAACCACAATTGCAACAAACACAGCAGACAGAGGACTACCTTTTCAAGATAGTTCTAATTGGTGATTCAGCGGTTGGAAAATCTAACTTGCTTGCAAGATTTGCTCGAGATGAGTTTCACCCTAATTCAAAGTCTACTATTGGGGTAGAATTTCAGACCCAAAAGATGACGATTAATGGAAAGGAAGTGAAGGCACAGATATGGGACACAGCCGGACAGGAGCGGTTTAGGGCCGTGACGTCTGCGTATTACAGAGGCGCAGTCGGAGCACTTCTTGTCTATGACATCAGCAGACGCCTCACTTTTGATAGCGTAGGCAGGTGGCTTAACGAACTTCACA CTCACTCGGACATGAATGTGGTGACGATATTGGTGGGAAACAAGTCCGATCTGAAAGAGGCTCGGGAGGTGACAACCGCGGAGGGTAGAGCCCTGGCCGAAGCACGGGATCTGTTCTTTATTGAAACGTCGGCTCTGGATTCGTCCAAGGTTAATGCTGCGTTTCAGAAGGTGGTGGAGGAGATCTACAACATTTTAAGTAGGAAAGTGATGCAATCTCAAGAACTCAAAGTGAAGGATCCGGAGTGGATGGGGAATGGGAAAACAGTGGTTTTGAAGGCTGAAGATGAAAACAGGAAGGAAACAGAAGAAGCACAAGCTAAAAAAGGCAGTTGCTGTTCATCATGA